A DNA window from Brenneria izadpanahii contains the following coding sequences:
- a CDS encoding valine--pyruvate transaminase: protein MNFSLFGNKFTRHAGITQLMDDMNEGLRTPGAIMLGGGNPAHIPAMDTYFQQLCQEMLEQGKLTEALCNYDGPLGKNALLNALADLLRDELGWQIGPQNIALTNGSQSAFFYLFNLFAGRYANGSKRKVLFPLAPEYIGYEDSGLDENMFVSVRPQIELLPEGQFKYHVDFDHLSITDDIGLICASRPTNPTGNVLTDEELMRLDILAQQHNVPLLIDNAYGVPFPGIIFSEATPLWNPNIILCMSLSKLGLPGSRCGIVIADEKVISAVGNMNGIISLSPGAVGPAIAHEMIRRGDLLRLSNDVIRPFYQQRVTDTIALIRRYLSEEQCLIHKPEGAIFLWLWFKDLPITTEVLYQRLKKRGVLMVPGHYFFPGLEQEWPHAHQCLRMNYVPDPQSLERGIDILAQEVTKALQESGL from the coding sequence ATGAACTTCTCTCTTTTCGGCAACAAATTCACCCGTCATGCAGGCATCACGCAGCTAATGGATGACATGAACGAGGGGCTCCGCACACCGGGAGCAATCATGTTGGGAGGCGGTAATCCGGCGCACATTCCCGCGATGGATACCTATTTTCAACAACTCTGTCAGGAAATGCTGGAACAGGGAAAATTAACTGAAGCCTTATGCAATTACGATGGCCCTCTGGGAAAAAACGCGCTGCTTAACGCGCTGGCCGATCTGCTGCGCGATGAATTAGGCTGGCAAATTGGACCACAGAATATTGCACTGACAAATGGCAGTCAGAGCGCGTTTTTCTACTTATTCAACCTGTTTGCCGGGCGCTACGCCAATGGCAGCAAGCGTAAGGTGTTGTTTCCTCTGGCGCCGGAATATATAGGCTACGAAGATTCGGGGCTGGATGAAAACATGTTTGTGTCCGTTCGGCCGCAGATTGAACTGCTGCCCGAAGGACAATTCAAATACCATGTCGACTTTGATCACCTGTCGATCACCGATGATATCGGACTGATTTGCGCGTCCCGGCCGACCAACCCGACCGGCAACGTACTGACCGACGAAGAATTGATGCGGCTGGACATTCTGGCGCAACAGCACAATGTGCCGTTGCTGATTGATAATGCTTACGGCGTTCCCTTCCCCGGTATTATCTTTAGCGAAGCCACGCCGTTGTGGAACCCCAATATCATTCTGTGCATGAGCCTGTCCAAGCTGGGGCTCCCCGGCTCGCGCTGCGGCATTGTTATTGCCGATGAAAAGGTCATTTCCGCGGTCGGCAACATGAACGGCATCATCAGCCTGTCGCCGGGCGCGGTGGGGCCGGCGATAGCGCATGAGATGATCCGGCGCGGCGATCTGCTGCGGCTGTCCAATGACGTGATCCGCCCCTTCTACCAGCAGCGGGTCACAGATACCATCGCGCTGATCCGCCGCTACCTGTCGGAGGAACAGTGCCTTATCCACAAGCCGGAGGGAGCGATTTTCCTGTGGTTATGGTTTAAGGATCTCCCCATCACCACCGAAGTGCTGTATCAGCGGCTGAAAAAACGCGGAGTGTTGATGGTGCCGGGCCACTATTTCTTCCCCGGTCTGGAACAGGAGTGGCCGCACGCGCATCAGTGCCTACGCATGAACTACGTGCCGGATCCGCAAAGCCTTGAGCGCGGCATCGATATTCTGGCGCAAGAAGTCACCAAGGCGTTACAGGAAAGCGGGCTGTAG
- a CDS encoding aldose 1-epimerase family protein, whose translation MKKLLAIGVSLALISWQSSAQTFVLTDAESSVEKGNWQISSDAMKIKDQHFSIEQSVLHGGRQEGSKIITITSQNGLKIVLSPSRGMDLLHVTGKDIRLGWHSPVDEVVNPNTINLESRGGVGWLEGFNEMMVRCGYEWTGHPVVDNGMIYTLHGRAGNTPASKVVVDVSEKAPYQITVRGLLKENSFKKSNLETWTELRYIPGSESFTVHDVLTNKSDYVRDYQIIYHSNFSTPILEQGARFVAPVKEISPFNDYAKAGLKEWQTYQGPTKDFDEMVFNLTPYADAQGKTLAALFNRAGDKGVSIEFDTRQLPVLTLWKNTDTEKQGYVTGIEPGTSYAYPVTIEREQGRVKQLQPGQSTAFELTYSLLSSADSVQKTEQRVKAIQGENQTTLTEKPIAVE comes from the coding sequence ATGAAAAAATTACTGGCTATCGGTGTTTCATTAGCCTTGATTTCCTGGCAATCATCCGCGCAGACGTTTGTGCTGACGGACGCTGAAAGCAGCGTGGAGAAAGGGAATTGGCAAATTAGCAGCGATGCGATGAAGATTAAGGATCAGCACTTCAGCATTGAACAAAGCGTACTGCACGGCGGGCGTCAGGAAGGCAGCAAAATCATTACTATCACCAGTCAAAACGGATTAAAAATCGTACTGAGTCCGAGCCGCGGCATGGATCTGCTGCACGTCACCGGTAAAGATATCCGTTTGGGCTGGCATTCGCCGGTCGATGAGGTCGTAAACCCGAATACCATCAACCTGGAAAGCCGCGGAGGAGTGGGCTGGCTGGAAGGTTTCAATGAAATGATGGTGCGCTGCGGCTACGAATGGACCGGCCACCCGGTGGTGGATAACGGCATGATTTATACCCTGCACGGTCGCGCCGGCAATACGCCCGCGTCGAAGGTGGTGGTCGACGTCAGCGAAAAAGCCCCCTATCAGATTACCGTGCGCGGTCTGCTGAAAGAGAACAGCTTCAAAAAATCGAACCTGGAAACCTGGACGGAGCTGCGCTACATCCCCGGCAGCGAATCGTTCACCGTTCATGACGTGTTGACCAATAAATCCGATTATGTACGCGATTATCAGATCATTTATCACAGCAACTTCAGCACGCCGATTCTGGAACAGGGCGCGCGCTTTGTCGCGCCGGTGAAAGAGATCTCTCCGTTTAACGATTACGCTAAAGCGGGCCTGAAAGAGTGGCAGACTTACCAGGGGCCGACAAAAGACTTTGATGAAATGGTCTTTAACCTGACGCCATATGCCGATGCGCAGGGCAAAACGCTGGCCGCGTTGTTCAATCGCGCGGGCGATAAAGGGGTATCGATCGAGTTTGATACTCGCCAACTGCCGGTGTTGACGCTGTGGAAAAATACCGATACTGAAAAACAGGGATACGTTACCGGTATTGAACCGGGCACCAGCTACGCCTATCCGGTGACCATCGAGCGCGAGCAAGGCCGGGTAAAACAGCTACAGCCTGGGCAGAGCACGGCGTTTGAACTGACCTATAGTCTGCTGAGCAGCGCCGATTCGGTGCAGAAAACGGAACAACGGGTGAAAGCGATTCAGGGAGAGAATCAAACCACGCTGACGGAAAAACCTATCGCGGTTGAATAA
- a CDS encoding LacI family DNA-binding transcriptional regulator, with the protein MKKRPASAATDNNSKSDAPYRRVRLEDIATRCGTSLSTVSRALSGDKGVSPELRSKIQEMARAVRYTPAQEISGSKIVLAASQVAMLDYHRYQFSWYVLQGLKERAKMLDIEIVTHPLSEAGASQLAALMADPSIGGLLALTVDDLEILNTVVSLNKPAVLVNSDDPLMRLSSVLPCNRSAMRLAADYLVQQGHRNIVFLTHPGRRTIEQRLEGWRDAMSYHHLPCDAARVITVSDWLPELAEQAVMDYMRRHKTSFSAILCANDSLAIGAIGALNKLGVKVPEDISVIGMDDLPQAEFTQPELTTVHLPVQEIGVIALELLQDMIAGTVQIPRRVELACSLIERRSVMARR; encoded by the coding sequence ATGAAAAAGAGACCCGCTTCAGCTGCAACCGATAACAATTCCAAAAGCGATGCGCCCTACCGCCGCGTGCGCCTTGAAGATATCGCGACAAGATGCGGCACTTCGCTGAGCACGGTTTCGCGCGCGCTGTCCGGCGATAAAGGGGTCAGCCCGGAACTGAGAAGCAAGATTCAGGAGATGGCGCGCGCGGTGCGCTACACGCCGGCGCAGGAAATCAGCGGCAGCAAAATCGTTCTGGCGGCTTCCCAGGTGGCGATGCTTGATTATCACCGCTATCAGTTTAGCTGGTATGTGCTGCAAGGGCTGAAAGAGCGCGCGAAAATGCTCGATATCGAGATTGTTACCCATCCTTTATCGGAAGCGGGGGCGTCTCAACTGGCGGCGTTAATGGCGGACCCTTCGATTGGCGGCCTGTTGGCGTTAACGGTGGACGATCTGGAGATCCTGAATACCGTTGTCAGCCTGAATAAACCGGCGGTGCTGGTGAATAGCGACGATCCGCTGATGCGCTTGTCCAGCGTACTGCCTTGTAACCGCTCAGCCATGCGGCTTGCCGCCGATTATCTGGTGCAGCAGGGGCATCGCAATATCGTCTTTCTTACGCACCCAGGGCGCAGAACCATCGAGCAGCGCTTAGAAGGATGGCGTGACGCTATGTCGTACCATCATTTGCCGTGCGATGCCGCCAGGGTGATTACCGTGTCCGATTGGTTGCCGGAGCTGGCCGAGCAGGCGGTGATGGATTATATGCGGCGTCATAAAACCTCGTTCAGCGCGATTTTATGCGCCAATGATAGCCTGGCGATTGGCGCGATCGGCGCGTTGAATAAGCTGGGGGTTAAGGTTCCTGAGGATATTTCCGTTATCGGGATGGACGATCTGCCGCAGGCGGAGTTTACTCAGCCGGAACTGACGACGGTGCATTTACCGGTTCAGGAGATCGGCGTGATCGCGCTGGAGCTATTGCAGGATATGATCGCCGGAACCGTACAGATCCCCCGCCGGGTCGAGCTGGCCTGCTCGCTGATTGAACGCCGGTCGGTAATGGCAAGACGCTAG
- a CDS encoding TetR family transcriptional regulator has product MAWDTEGTKRKILAAAVIEFAKQGPDGTTVERIAKSAGVNKERVYNYFGDKRSLFSAVLRSELAKMAKAMPVASFAAEDIGEYAGRAYDYHLEHPELSRLMRWEGLTFEDKVPDEEQRREYYGYKIQAVAVGQKEGKLTNTLAADHLAFLILSLAAWWSAVPQMARMFAGPESPDEHARRRASVVEAARRLANAP; this is encoded by the coding sequence ATGGCCTGGGATACGGAAGGAACGAAACGCAAAATTCTTGCAGCAGCCGTGATCGAGTTCGCCAAACAGGGGCCGGACGGCACCACCGTCGAACGGATCGCCAAATCCGCCGGGGTGAACAAAGAGCGCGTCTACAACTACTTTGGCGACAAACGATCGCTATTCTCAGCCGTCCTGCGCAGCGAGCTGGCAAAGATGGCGAAAGCGATGCCTGTCGCCTCCTTTGCCGCCGAAGACATCGGCGAATATGCCGGCCGAGCCTATGACTATCACCTTGAGCACCCTGAACTAAGCCGCCTCATGCGTTGGGAAGGCTTGACGTTCGAGGACAAAGTGCCGGATGAAGAGCAACGGCGGGAATACTACGGCTACAAAATCCAGGCCGTTGCCGTCGGACAAAAAGAAGGGAAACTGACCAACACGCTGGCCGCCGATCATCTGGCGTTTCTGATTCTGTCTCTTGCCGCCTGGTGGTCAGCGGTTCCGCAGATGGCGCGCATGTTCGCGGGCCCGGAAAGCCCGGATGAGCATGCCAGACGCCGAGCCTCTGTTGTGGAGGCGGCCCGCCGTCTGGCGAACGCGCCTTGA